In the genome of Aspergillus luchuensis IFO 4308 DNA, chromosome 2, nearly complete sequence, one region contains:
- a CDS encoding uncharacterized protein (COG:S;~EggNog:ENOG410PNER;~InterPro:IPR017939;~TransMembrane:1 (o330-349i);~go_function: GO:0003839 - gamma-glutamylcyclotransferase activity [Evidence IEA]) produces the protein MAAVNRDEEGGHSIPRTRRSSMIETYERLGEISPLTGHTHPSQQDTGHFLPETTPERRQVSTTDRSLEKDADLADKVTTHHFEEIGDGNPPPDETVLYLAYGSNLCSETFLGRRGIKPLSQINVVVPDLWLTFDLPGIPYLEPCFAATRLRKPPAQEKDNALDGNATTKEASRLLHKDPDYNPSMPLVGVVYEVTLTDYARIIATEGGGRGYEDKVVDCYPFPKAYNPTDPLPERPSTKPFKAHTLLSPAVAEDLLEATTQDQALTSRKQCGFVSRFSPLIRPNPFYAQPSARYLNLISMGAAEHDFPVAYRTYLAGIQPYRITTLRQKVGKVLFAGVWMTPVLLVLLLQRISAGSDGRSPPWLVRLADAVFFAMWQSYDNVFRGVFGDGERTVDDGTAR, from the coding sequence ATGGCAGCAGTCAATCGAGACGAAGAAGGAGGCCACTCCATCCCTCGCACACGCCGCTCGAGCATGATCGAAACATACGAGCGACTCGGAGAAATCAGCCCTCTGACCGGTCACACACACCCCTCCCAACAGGATACCGGCCATTTTCTGCCTGAAACAACCCCCGAAAGGCGGCAAGTGTCGACAACAGATCGGTCTCTCGAGAAGGACGCCGACCTTGCGGACAAGGTTACTACCCATCATTTCGAGGAGATCGGAGACGGGAACCCACCACCTGACGAAACCGTTCTATACCTTGCCTACGGCTCGAACCTATGCTCGGAGACATTCCTGGGAAGGCGAGGCATCAAGCCGCTCTCTCAAATCAACGTCGTCGTTCCAGATCTATGGCTCACCTTCGATCTCCCAGGCATACCATACCTTGAGCCCTGTTTCGCAGCAACACGACTTCGAAAACCTCCAGCCCAAGAAAAAGACAATGCTTTAGACGGGAACGCTACAACGAAGGAGGCCTCGCGCCTCCTCCATAAGGACCCCGACTATAACCCCAGCATGCCCCTCGTCGGCGTCGTCTACGAGGTCACCCTCACAGACTACGCCCGGATAATCGCAACAGAGGGCGGAGGACGCGGATACGAAGACAAAGTCGTCGACTGCTACCCCTTCCCGAAGGCCTACAACCCCACAGACCCTCTCCCTGAGCGTCCAAGCACGAAGCCCTTCAAAGCCCACACGCTTCTATCCCCTGCCGTTGCCGAGGACTTACTGGAAGCTACTACACAAGACCAAGCTCTCACGAGCCGGAAACAATGCGGCTTCGTCTCGCGCTTTAGCCCTCTCATCCGCCCGAACCCATTCTACGCCCAGCCTTCGGCTCGCTATCTCAACCTGATCAGCATGGGCGCCGCTGAGCATGACTTTCCCGTTGCGTACAGGACATATCTTGCTGGGATTCAGCCTTATCGTATAACTACCCTGCGGCAGAAGGTGGGCAAGGTGCTGTTTGCGGGTGTATGGATGACGCCGGTACTTCTGGTCTTGCTTTTGCAGAGGATTTCTGCGGGCTCTGATGGACGCAGCCCCCCTTGGCTGGTCAGATTGGCGGATGCTGTCTTTTTTGCCATGTGGCAGTCGTATGATAATGTGTTTCGGGGTGtctttggggatggggaaagGACAGTTGATGATGGTACTGCGCGGTAA